Within the Plasmodium reichenowi strain SY57 chromosome Unknown, whole genome shotgun sequence genome, the region tttttaatttttttatttaaaatatataaataaattattttttttgaatattaaCGTCttcgtttttttttgttttcttatttttccttcatatttgttttaaaattattatgagGGACTTTATGATATTTCAATggtaaaaaatatatgtatgtgaATAATGTACAATTTTGacaaataatatggattatgaaaaaaaaaaaaataaataaatatataaatatatatatatatatatagacaGATTAGATAAttcatttgttttattatatttttttatttttgtagCGATTTATTAATGAACGAATTTggatttattttaatatttttaaatttaagtgattcttattatttaaaatattctaACACACTTATAATATGCATCTTAAGACTACTctcttttaaaatattgttTAACTCGGCAGTTCGAAAGTTAGGtatgtaaaaaaaagaaaaattacaaaagtacaataatatatataaaaaagaaaagaaattatacatttataagataacaatattttattcatatatatatatatatgtatatatatatttatatatttatgtatatttctatatatagaataaaataaaaatttatatatatatatatataaaatatatataatatattatatatatatatataaatcattattattatttatataaaatagaaattttgttgttttccatatatataaaaataaaggaataattattaccatcataaatatatatatatatatatatattatatataatataatcatGAATGAATTATGCTAACATTTAaaactatatataattttttattcatatcatatatataaaaaatatggtacattcatttattatatatatcatttatataaatatatgtattatttatttgtatattatatatatatatatatatatatatatatatatatatatttatgtatatttctatatatagTTTATGATAGGAAAGCTTGGGTAAATTTCGACTGTTTTgaaaatttctttttctctCAACCTGTCCCATCTCTTTTATCATgtaatttttgtatattttatgacGTTCATAATATTCATGTAATATGACataatttgtatatatttttaacttatttaaatattaaaaaggttatattaacatatatttttttttttttttttttttttttttttttttgacttattttaattttattttttagaTATGGCAAATTGTAAATTTGATAAGAAACTAATTTGTTTTTGTATAATAGTATCTGAGGTATCAAAATAGTCgatcatattataatataatgtattcattatatttcattatacatatatatatatatatatatatatatatatatatatatttatatatttgtagATAATATTTTCCTGGCTTGTATTTTGTGCATCACGTTTAAGATTATTCTTTTTTGGAATCTTTGTTTGTAAgaaaatgtttataataaatgaacataaat harbors:
- a CDS encoding putative membrane protein (conserved Plasmodium membrane protein, unknown function) is translated as ILTSSFFFVFLFFLHICFKIIMRDFMIFQCDLLMNEFGFILIFLNLSDSYYLKYSNTLIICILRLLSFKILFNSAVRKLVYDRKAWVNFDCFENFFFSQPVPSLLSYMANCKFDKKLICFCIIVSEIIFSWLVFCASRLRLFFFGIFV